A genome region from Meleagris gallopavo isolate NT-WF06-2002-E0010 breed Aviagen turkey brand Nicholas breeding stock chromosome 7, Turkey_5.1, whole genome shotgun sequence includes the following:
- the STK36 gene encoding serine/threonine-protein kinase 36 gives MERYHVLEVIGEGSFGRVYKGRRRCSAQVVALKFIPKVGRSEKELKNLQREIEIMRGLHHPNIIQMLDSFETDKEVVVVTDYAEGELFQILEDDGSLPEDQVQTIAAQLVSALYYLHSHRILHRDMKPQNILLGKDGVIKLCDFGFARAMSIHTMVLTSIKGTPLYMSPELVEERPYDHTADLWSVGCILYELFMGTPPFYTSSIFQLVSLIVKDPVKWPKAISPAFKSFLQGLLMKDPRQRLSWPELLSHPFVAGRVTVIDDTEEHGISNPFTTKLSPELQALKEQQAHSLAPRSGQSRILRKARQKMAEEAQKKGQLKGNTTSVKDSGKGHTRHKPRAAFEKAALAEEELPASFKEKNSGVLQGKNSIAEWQLEEPPPSPREHSITQDYEREFPQPEAPLQLGVGRAELQGRQSIEAVDLEGEELESDEEWQHLIEATEPLAMQLSTPLSLLRDPGFRHRVQARLAESAQQVLEGMLEGASHLRPILRVVGNLLATHCDSELLNLFCRELNVPLSLLHLAKQMLESGSTKQQPWYITVLTDLIMVTTIYFSSECSLEESGQDSLQTFQESANHFLALLPDLLAETADSEMKLCQQSLLCFTLLCESLDVMCPSISSPFYASLREENEPLLDRLLHGLISEQPAVQGAAMEANSTHDQRQCMVDLFTAALAAACSIPLARNSCREAKQQVAQEIAGKLMDGECQQLGKLLRKLEHSNCSLNVLKILYAGCYASPSLCQHLGRSQQVWDFLMQLSKGKVPMAEVTQRVACEASLYLLTLLTLQSQASPSRLEEVVTLALDLLTQSPVISVVGAAAFLLTQLDQRGVPVALGGKEILTAVTSALMEPAELHFSLPMGAGLYDGIIFLLLKLLAQEDVAVEQSFAASELWSMVWHCVPAVLCMGGSGAALEGSSPEAGPPVAEPDWSLLSPQGTLLFLSLALFIFTHETHRCLPQLTQSHGVLMMMLKTLLSPRFLACLAQMQARENGEAELIPAVVIQACQLLCFPFALDVDEDTIALVIEAVRDSQIPPQLLQVCCHHLPFSDTELPMSLLCRLVVSDEQVTDQIAREAAASEHIIAYLSTVLFSGSLTLTTDLISLLTHVARTCPEHLPFLQRILGGSDMTYQALTHLLSHQEHSIRAKTCILLGNLLRHSHGFPQVLQNQTGLLESLLVCLADEDEAVRKAASFAVGNAAYHESSPAGTLGKAVPRLTQLLSDQQAKTRCNAASALGNLGRRSAELGELLIESRTPHILLEVACQDPQASVREGALIALCAVSRHPGIQQVLLSLRASEQLAALAGSDSWPTAGGSPRPSSARHCQKLIRLLTPLQST, from the exons ATGGAGAGGTACCACGTGCTGGAGGTGATCGGAGAAGGCTCCTTCGGACGAGTGTACAAGGGGCGGCGGAGGTGCAGCGCCCAG GTGGTGGCTCTGAAATTCATCCCCAAGGTGGGGCGGTCTGAGAAGGAGCTGAAGAACCTGCAGCGGGAAATTGAGATTATGAGAGGCCTCCATCACCCTAACATCATCCAGATGCTTGACAGCTTTGAGACTGACAAAGAG gtggtggtggtgactGACTATGCAGAGGGGGAGCTATTCCAGATCCTGGAGGACGATGGGAGTTTGCCCGAGGACCAG GTCCAGACCATAGCTGCCCAGCTGGTCTCTGCTCTCTATTACCTGCACTCCCACCGCATCTTGCACCGTGACATGAAACCCCAGAACATCCTCCTGGGCAAAGACGGCGTCATCAAGCTCTGTGACTTTGG GTTTGCACGTGCTATGAGCATCCACACCATGGTGCTGACTTCCATCAAGGGCACTCCGCTGTACATGTCTCCTGAGTTGGTGGAGGAGCGGCCGTATGACCACACAGCAGACCTGTGGTCTGTGGGCTGCATCCTGTATGAGCTGTTCATGGGCACACCTCCCTTCTATACCAGCAGCATCTTCCAGCTTGTCAGCCTCATTGTCAAGGACCCTGTCAAATGGCCTAAGGCTATAAGCCCGGCCTTCAAG AGCTTCTTGCAGGGGCTGCTAATGAAGGATCCCCGCCAGCGCCTGTCATGGCCAGAACTACTCTCCCACCCCTTTGTTGCTGGACGGGTTACTG TGATTGATGACACAGAAGAGCATGGGATCTCAAACCCCTTCACCACCAAGCTGTCCCCAGAGCTGCAGGCCCTGAAGGAGCAGCAAGCCCATTCCCTGGCCCCTAGGAGTGGCCAGTCCAGAATCCTGAGAAAGGCTCGGCAGAAGATGGCTGAGGAGGCACAGAAAAAG GGGCAGCTGAAGGGAAACACTACATCTGTGAAGGACTCTGGCAAAGGACACACCAGACATAAACCCAGAGCAGCTTTTGAAAAGGCAGCCCTTGCGGAGGAGGAGCTACCAGCATCCTTCAAAGAGAAGAACTCAGGTGTCCTGCAAGGAAAGAACAGCATAGCAGAGTGGCAACTGGAGGAGCCTCCTCCAAGCCCACG GGAGCACAGCATCACACAAGATTATGAGCGGGAGTTTCCCCAGCCAGAAGCACCTCTGCAGCTTGGTgttggcagagcagagctccaagGCAGACAAAGCATCGAGGCTGTGGACCTGGAGGGCGAG GAGCTGGAGAGTGATGAGGAGTGGCAACACCTGATTGAGGCCACAGAGCCCTTGGCCATGCAGCTGAGCACGCCTCTGAGCCTCCTGAGGGACCCAGGCTTCCGGCACCGTGTCCAAGCCCGGCTTGCAGAATCTGCTCAGCAA GTACTGGAAGGGATGCTTGAGGGAGCGTCCCATCTCCGTCCCATACTTCGTGTGGTGGGAAATCTTCTGGCTACCCACTGTGACTCTGAGCTGCTGAACCTCTTTTGCCGAGAGTTGAATGTGCCATTGTCTCTGCTGCATCTGGCCAAGCAGATGCTGGAGAGTGGCAGCACCAAGCAG cagccctggTATATCACAGTGCTGACAGACCTCATCATGGTGACCACAATTTACTTCAGCAGTGAATGCAGCCTGGAGGAGAGTGGGCAGGACAG CCTACAGACATTCCAGGAGAGTGCCAACCACTTCCTAGCCCTGCTGCCAGATCTGCTGGCCGAGACAGCTGACAGTGAGATGAAACTCTGCCAGCAAAGCCTCCTG TGCTTTACCCTGCTCTGTGAGAGCTTGGATGTGATGTGCCCCTCTATCTCTTCCCCCTTCTATGCCAGCCTGCGAGAGGAGAATGAGCCCCTGCTAGACAGACTCCTTCACGGATTgatctctgagcaacctgctgtGCAAG GTGCAGCAATGGAGGCCAACTCAACTCACGACCAGAGACAATGCATGGTGGACCTTTTTACGGCTGCACTGGCGGCTGCCTGCAGCATCCCTCTGGCACGGAACAGCTGTCGGGAAGCCAAGCAGCAG GTTGCTCAGGAGATAGCTGGAAAGCTTATGGATGGAGAGTGCCAGCAGCTTGGGAAGTTGCTGCGGAAGCTGGAGCACTCAAATTGCTCCTTGAATGTTCTCAAG ATCCTCTATGCTGGCTGCTATGCTAGCCCGAGTCTGTGCCAGCACCTGGGGAGGAGCCAGCAAGTATGGGATTTCCTCATGCAGCTCTCAAAGGGCAAG GTCCCCATGGCAGAGGTGACTCAGAGGGTGGCCTGTGAGGCCTCCCTATACCTGCTGACACTGCTTACCCTGCAGTCCCAGGCCTCTCCTTCCAG GCTTGAGGAGGTGGTTACCTTGGCCCTGGATCTGCTCACTCAGTCTCCTGTCATATCTGTTGTG GGTGCTGCAGCATTCCTCCTGACACAGCTTGATCAGCGTGGGGTGCCTGTTGCACttgggggaaaagaaatcttaaCAGCAGTAACAAGCGCACTGATGGAGCCTGCTGAG CTGCATTTCTCCCTGCCTATGGGTGCTGGTCTCTATGATGGGATCATTTTCCTCCTGTTGAAGCTGCTTGCACAG GAGGACGTGGCTGTGGAACAGAGCTTTGCGGCCTCAGAGTTGTGGAGCATGGTGTGGCATTGTgttcctgcagtgctttgcatGGGTGGCAGTGGAGCAGCACTGGAGGGAAGCAGCCCAGAGGCAGGGCCCCCTGTGGCAGAGCCAGACTGGAGCCTTCTCTCCCCTCAAG GCACACTGCTTTTCTTAAGCCTGGCCCTCTTCATCTTCACTCATGAGACCCACCGGTGCCTGCCTCAGCTCACCCAGTCCCATGGTGTCCTCATGATGATGCTGAAGACACTGCTGTCTCCTCGCTTCCTGGCGTGTCTGGCACAGAT GCAAGCAAGGGAGAATGGAGAGGCTGAGCTCATCCCGGCTGTAGTGATACAGGCCTGCCAGctcctctgttttccttttgcccTGGATGTGGATGAAGACACCATAGCATTAGTCATCGAGGCAGTGAGAGACTCCCAGATTCCTCCCCAGCTACTGCAG GTCTGCTGTCACCATCTGCCTTTCTCAGACACTGAGCTCCCCATGAGCCTCTTATGCCGCCTTGTTGTGTCCGATGAGCAGGTCACAGACCAAATAGCAAGGGAGGCTGCTGCCTCAGAGCACATCATTGCCTACTTGAGTACTGTCTTGTTTTCAGGCAGCCTCACGCTCACAACTGACCTCATATCTCTCTTGACTCATGTGGCTCGGACCTGTCCGGAGCATCTGCCCTTCCTCCAGAGGATTTTAGGGGGTTCAGATATGACCTACCAGGCACTGACCCACCTACTCAGCCACCAGGAACACTCCATACGGGCCAAAACCTGCATTCTGCTGGGCAACCTGCTTCGACATAGCCATGGCTTTCCCCAGGTGTTGCAGAACCAGACTGGCTTACTGGAGAGCCTGCTGGTGTGTCTGGCTGATGAGGATGAGGCTGTGCGCAAGGCAGCCAGCTTTGCAGTTGGTAATGCTGCTTATCATGAGTCCTCCCCAGCCGGGACTCTGGGCAAGGCCGTGCCCAGGCTGACGCAGCTGCTGAGTGATCAGCAGGCCAAGACACGCTGCAATGCGGCCTCAGCCCTTGGCAATTTGGGCCGGCGCTCGGCAGAGCTCGGGGAGTTGCTCATTGAGAGCAGGACTCCCCACATCCTCCTGGAGGTGGCCTGCCAGGATCCCCAGGCCAGTGTGCGGGAGGGAGCACTTATAGCTCTGTGCGCTGTCAGCCGGCACCCTGGGATACAACAG GTGTTGCTCTCCCTCAGGGCCAGTGAGCAGCTGGCTGCGCTAGCCGGCAGTGACTCCTGGCCCACAGCTGGGGGCAGCCCCCGGCCTTCATCTGCACGCCACTGCCAGAAGCTCATCCGCCTCCTCACACCCCTGCAGAGCACCTGA
- the LOC100539357 gene encoding tubulin polyglutamylase TTLL4 isoform X1, which yields MASAGPRRNNLGPRQEESFGLRTDTLPAERQRQRRVWCFAPQQQAKPIWTLEGQHVNAHQDLSPPPSGIPLQQSCFLYPPAPCPSHPIESSQPCPELCGSALLYQRSCLRAKPYRFPFRSPQDTSCAPGRAMSSLLMEPCLPPVLPEEGAGSGLKGSALSLGSACPPQASSSCRPALHSNSFLQPSNAKVPLLQSPEMKKLKNTTGFPTISWPRSRADGDCFPRSPAVQSSDWEQTSVSSLTLVPSSVTLRNERCSWPVGDTERKAHSLCEAEPKISLTATAQQLVGQTATCNGFGHEVKSSGLRNAGGLSNRDRSGHRTIAHLTPEETIAPPNLEMGSHHLNGNSSLIGTDGAVVCTKRISVHLLASRASSPDHNSNCRLMNTLTLPGSEQGTRAEPQQLAAISEVATQMSSIQLEKKEKCAHVVLSEKPDVAAGESLLELSHPQDDVEEELPGGLDESCSLEEEENSDSDASSVTGMSSNDSVALVSRKCLECLAQPTEDQEKVLKPALVCSLFPNVPPTIYFSTHDERVEKLPWEQRKLLRWKMCTVTPNIVKQTISRSHFRVSKKSNDWLGCWGHHMKSPGFRAIREHQKLNHFPGSFQIGRKDRLWRNLLKMQTRCGKKEFNFFPQSFILPQDIKLLRKAWEEGASRQKWIVKPPASARGIGIQVIHKWSQLPKRRPLLVQRYLHKPYLIDGRKFDLRIYVYVTCYDPLRVYLFKDGLVRFASCK from the exons ATGGCCTCAGCAGGACCACGACGCAATAACCTGGGCCCCAGACAGGAGGAGAGCTTTGGCCTCAGGACAGACACCCTTCCAGCAGAGCGACAACGACAGCGCAGAGTGTGGTGCTTCGCCCCTCAGCAGCAGGCGAAACCCATCTGGACTTTAgaggggcagcatgtgaatgCCCACCAGGATCTCAGCCCGCCACCCTCAGGGATCCCTTTGCAACAATCATGCTTCTTGTACCCGCCAGCACCGTGCCCATCGCATCCCATTGaaagctcccagccctgcccagagctgtgtggGAGCGCGCTGCTCTACCAGCGCTCCTGCCTGAGAGCCAAACCCTACCGCTTTCCTTTCCGGAGCCCCCAGGACACCAGCTGTGCCCCAGGAAGGGCAATGTCTTCCTTGCTGATGGAGCCGTGCCTGCCACCTGTGCTGCCTGAGGAGGGTGCAGGGTCTGGGCTGAAAGGCTCTGCCCTCAGTTTAGGCTCAGCTTGCCCTCCGCAGGCTTCCAGCTCCTGCAGACCAGCGCTCCACAGCAACTCCTTCCTACAGCCAAGCAATGCTAAAGTGCCTTTGCTGCAGTCGCCAGAAATGAAGAAGCTGAAGAACACCACCGGTTTTCCCACCATCTCATGGCCACGCTCCAGGGCTGATGGAGACTGCTTTCCCCGCAGCCCTGCAGTGCAAAGCAGTGACTGGGAACAAACCTCTGTCTCCTCCCTGACCCTCGTGCCCAGCAGTGTGACCCTGAGGAATGAGCGGTGCTCTTGGCCAGTGGGGGACACTGAGAGAAAAGCACACAGCTTGTGTGAGGCAGAGCCCAAGATCAGCCTCACGGCAACTGCGCAGCAGCTGGTCGGACAGACTGCCACCTGCAATGGCTTCGGACACGAAGTTAAAAGCTCTGGCCTTAGGAATGCAGGTGGCTTGTCCAACAGGGACAGATCAGGGCATCGCACCATAGCACACCTCACTCCAGAGGAAACCATTGCTCCCCCAAACTTGGAGATGGGCAGCCATCATCTTAATGGTAACTCAAGCCTTATAGGCACCGATGGTGCTGTCGTCTGCACTAAACGGATCAGCGTTCATCTCCTGGCCTCCCGTGCCAGCTCTCCCGACCACAACTCCAACTGCCGGCTCATGAACACGCTGACCCTGCCTGGCAGTGAGCAGGGAACCAGAGCAGAGCCACAGCAGCTTGCTGCCATCTCTGAAGTGGCCACTCAGATGTCCAGCATCCAgctggagaaaaaggagaagtgtGCTCACGTGGTGCTCTCAGAAAAGCCTGA TGTTGCTGCTGGGgagtcactgctggagctgagccATCCCCAGGACGATGTGGAGGAAGAACTTCCTGGTGGCCTGGATGAGAGCTGCAGtctggaggaggaagagaaca GTGACTCGGATGCTTCCTCCGTCACTGGCATGTCATCTAATGACTCTGTGGCTCTTGTATCCAG GAAATGCCTCGAGTGCCTGGCCCAGCCCACTGAGGATCAGGAGAAAGTGCTCAAACCCGCTCTTGTCTGCAGTTTATTCCCTAATGTGCCTCCAACCATCTACTTCAGTACTCACGATGAGAGAG TGGAAAAGCTGCCTTGGGAGCAGAGGAAGCTGCTGCGATGGAAAATGTGCACGGTCACACCGAATATCGTGAAGCAAACCATTAGCAGATCTCACTTCAGAGTCAGCAAAA aaaGCAATGACTGGCTGGGTTGTTGGGGCCACCACATGAAGTCCCCCGGCTTCAGAGCCATCAGGGAGCACCAGAAG CTAAACCACTTCCCTGGTTCATTTCAAATTGGGAGAAAGGACCGTCTGTGGCGCAACCTGTTGAAGATGCAGACTCGTTGTGGGAAGAAGGAGTTTAATTTCTTCCCCCAGTCCTTCATCCTGCCCCAAGACATCAAATTACTCAGGAAAGCGTGGGAGGAAGGAGCTAGCCGCCAGAAATGGATTGTGAAACCA ccaGCATCAGCAAGGGGCATTGGCATCCAGGTTATCCACAAATGGAGCCAGCTACCCAAAAGGAGGCCACTGCTGGTACAGAG ATATCTGCACAAACCCTACCTCATTGATGGGAGGAAATTCGACCTGAGGATTTACGTGTATGTCACTTGTTACGATCCCCTCAGGGTCTACCTGTTCAAGGATGGATTGGTTCGCTTCGCTAGCTGCAAGTAG
- the LOC100539357 gene encoding tubulin polyglutamylase TTLL4 isoform X2, with protein sequence MASAGPRRNNLGPRQEESFGLRTDTLPAERQRQRRVWCFAPQQQAKPIWTLEGQHVNAHQDLSPPPSGIPLQQSCFLYPPAPCPSHPIESSQPCPELCGSALLYQRSCLRAKPYRFPFRSPQDTSCAPGRAMSSLLMEPCLPPVLPEEGAGSGLKGSALSLGSACPPQASSSCRPALHSNSFLQPSNAKVPLLQSPEMKKLKNTTGFPTISWPRSRADGDCFPRSPAVQSSDWEQTSVSSLTLVPSSVTLRNERCSWPVGDTERKAHSLCEAEPKISLTATAQQLVGQTATCNGFGHEVKSSGLRNAGGLSNRDRSGHRTIAHLTPEETIAPPNLEMGSHHLNGNSSLIGTDGAVVCTKRISVHLLASRASSPDHNSNCRLMNTLTLPGSEQGTRAEPQQLAAISEVATQMSSIQLEKKEKCAHVVLSEKPDVAAGESLLELSHPQDDVEEELPGGLDESCSLEEEENSDSDASSVTGMSSNDSVALVSRKCLECLAQPTEDQEKVLKPALVCSLFPNVPPTIYFSTHDERVEKLPWEQRKLLRWKMCTVTPNIVKQTISRSHFRVSKRDLCSVHFEAVMRHVGQTKA encoded by the exons ATGGCCTCAGCAGGACCACGACGCAATAACCTGGGCCCCAGACAGGAGGAGAGCTTTGGCCTCAGGACAGACACCCTTCCAGCAGAGCGACAACGACAGCGCAGAGTGTGGTGCTTCGCCCCTCAGCAGCAGGCGAAACCCATCTGGACTTTAgaggggcagcatgtgaatgCCCACCAGGATCTCAGCCCGCCACCCTCAGGGATCCCTTTGCAACAATCATGCTTCTTGTACCCGCCAGCACCGTGCCCATCGCATCCCATTGaaagctcccagccctgcccagagctgtgtggGAGCGCGCTGCTCTACCAGCGCTCCTGCCTGAGAGCCAAACCCTACCGCTTTCCTTTCCGGAGCCCCCAGGACACCAGCTGTGCCCCAGGAAGGGCAATGTCTTCCTTGCTGATGGAGCCGTGCCTGCCACCTGTGCTGCCTGAGGAGGGTGCAGGGTCTGGGCTGAAAGGCTCTGCCCTCAGTTTAGGCTCAGCTTGCCCTCCGCAGGCTTCCAGCTCCTGCAGACCAGCGCTCCACAGCAACTCCTTCCTACAGCCAAGCAATGCTAAAGTGCCTTTGCTGCAGTCGCCAGAAATGAAGAAGCTGAAGAACACCACCGGTTTTCCCACCATCTCATGGCCACGCTCCAGGGCTGATGGAGACTGCTTTCCCCGCAGCCCTGCAGTGCAAAGCAGTGACTGGGAACAAACCTCTGTCTCCTCCCTGACCCTCGTGCCCAGCAGTGTGACCCTGAGGAATGAGCGGTGCTCTTGGCCAGTGGGGGACACTGAGAGAAAAGCACACAGCTTGTGTGAGGCAGAGCCCAAGATCAGCCTCACGGCAACTGCGCAGCAGCTGGTCGGACAGACTGCCACCTGCAATGGCTTCGGACACGAAGTTAAAAGCTCTGGCCTTAGGAATGCAGGTGGCTTGTCCAACAGGGACAGATCAGGGCATCGCACCATAGCACACCTCACTCCAGAGGAAACCATTGCTCCCCCAAACTTGGAGATGGGCAGCCATCATCTTAATGGTAACTCAAGCCTTATAGGCACCGATGGTGCTGTCGTCTGCACTAAACGGATCAGCGTTCATCTCCTGGCCTCCCGTGCCAGCTCTCCCGACCACAACTCCAACTGCCGGCTCATGAACACGCTGACCCTGCCTGGCAGTGAGCAGGGAACCAGAGCAGAGCCACAGCAGCTTGCTGCCATCTCTGAAGTGGCCACTCAGATGTCCAGCATCCAgctggagaaaaaggagaagtgtGCTCACGTGGTGCTCTCAGAAAAGCCTGA TGTTGCTGCTGGGgagtcactgctggagctgagccATCCCCAGGACGATGTGGAGGAAGAACTTCCTGGTGGCCTGGATGAGAGCTGCAGtctggaggaggaagagaaca GTGACTCGGATGCTTCCTCCGTCACTGGCATGTCATCTAATGACTCTGTGGCTCTTGTATCCAG GAAATGCCTCGAGTGCCTGGCCCAGCCCACTGAGGATCAGGAGAAAGTGCTCAAACCCGCTCTTGTCTGCAGTTTATTCCCTAATGTGCCTCCAACCATCTACTTCAGTACTCACGATGAGAGAG TGGAAAAGCTGCCTTGGGAGCAGAGGAAGCTGCTGCGATGGAAAATGTGCACGGTCACACCGAATATCGTGAAGCAAACCATTAGCAGATCTCACTTCAGAGTCAGCAAAA GAGACCTCTGCTCAGTTCATTTTGAGGCTGTAATGAGACATGTAGGGCAGACCAAAGCATAG
- the LOC100539204 gene encoding sterol 26-hydroxylase, mitochondrial, with product LFLRGYLLHTHRLQLMSRRIYGPIWKSTFGHYQNINIGSPVVLEQLLRQEGKYPMRSDMALWKEHRDTRRLPYGPFTEEGERWYRLRQVLNKRLLKPSEAVLYADAIGEVVSDLMVRLRDERSRSPSGVLVGDVANLLYRFALEGISYILFETRIGCLKQQVPAETQHFIDSINLMFKNSIFATVLPRWSRKVLPFWDRYLDSWDTIFAFGKRLIDRKMKELEGHVEKGKEVSQGYLSYLLASGHLSLDEVYGSVAELLLAGVDTTSNTLCWALYHLSRDLGIQETLYQELKAVVPPDRFPGAEDIPKMPMLRAVIKETLRVYPVVPTNARVFYEKDIIIGDYLFPKNTLFVLAHYAMSHDETYFPEPERFLPQRWLRGHGSPHHPFSSIPFGYGVRACVGRRIAELEMHLALARIIQAFEVRPDPRGVEVTSVSRIVLVADKPINLEFIARPGAP from the exons CTCTTCCTGCGCGGCTACCTGCTGCACACGCACCGCCTCCAG CTAATGTCCCGGCGCATCTATGGCCCCATCTGGAAGTCGACCTTTGGACACTACCAGAATATCAACATCGGGAGCCCAgtggtgctggagcagctgctgcgGCAGGAGGGCAAGTACCCGATGCGGAGCGACATGGCCCTATGGAAGGAGCACCGGGACACGCGACGCCTGCCCTATGGACCCTTCACTGA GGAAGGGGAGCGCTGGTACCGCCTGCGGCAGGTCCTCAACAAGCGGCTGCTGAAGCCTTCGGAGGCGGTGCTGTACGCGGATGCCATCGGTGAGGTGGTGTCTGACCTGATGGTGCGGCTGCGGGACGAGCGGAGCCGCAGCCCCTCAGGGGTGCTGGTGGGGGATGTGGCCAATCTGCTGTACCGCTTCGCCCTGGAAG GGATCTCCTATATCCTTTTCGAGACCCGCATTGGGTGCCTGAAGCAGCAGGTCCCTGCCGAGACCCAGCACTTCATCGACTCCATCAACCTCATGTTCAAGAACTCTATCTTTGCCACTGTCCTGCCCCGCTGGAGCCGCAAGGTGCTGCCCTTCTGGGACCGCTACCTGGACAGCTGGGACACCATCTTTGCCTTTG gcaaGAGGCTGATCGATCGGAAGATGAAGGAGCTGGAGGGGCACGTGGAGAAGGGCAAGGAGGTGTCTCAGGGCTACCTGAGCTACCTGCTGGCCAGTGGCCACCTCAGTCTGGACGAGGTGTATGGCAGTGTGGccgagctgctgctggctggcgTGGACACG ACCTCCAACACATTGTGTTGGGCCCTCTACCACCTCTCCCGGGACTTGGGCATCCAGGAGACCCTGTATCAGGAGCTGAAAGCTGTTGTGCCCCCAGACCGGTTTCCTGGTGCTGAGGATATCCCCAAGATGCCGATGCTCCGGGCTGTTATCAAGGAGACATTGAG GGTGTACCCCGTGGTGCCCACCAACGCCAGGGTCTTCTATGAGAAGGACATCATCATCGGAGACTACCTCTTCCCCAAGAAC ACCCTCTTTGTCCTGGCGCACTATGCCATGTCCCATGACGAGACCTACTTTCCCGAGCCAGAGCGGTTCCTGCCCCAGCGCTGGCTCCGGGGACACGGTTCCCCCCACCACCCCTTCAGCTCCATCCCTTTTGGCTATGGGGTCCGTGCCTGTGTTGGTCGCCGCATTGCTGAGCTGGAGATGCACCTGGCCCTCGCCAGG ATCATCCAAGCCTTCGAGGTGCGGCCAGACCCCCGCGGTGTGGAGGTGACGTCTGTGTCCCGCATCGTCCTGGTGGCTGACAAGCCCATCAACCTGGAGTTCATCGCTCGCCCGGGGGCCCCCTGA